A genomic segment from Excalfactoria chinensis isolate bCotChi1 chromosome 15, bCotChi1.hap2, whole genome shotgun sequence encodes:
- the SRMS gene encoding tyrosine-protein kinase Srms — protein MEQFVRKRLTFLTSFWNKLWPRSGPDSCSLGYFGSDSVSLHSEPSCVSFIPKSSLFIALYAFTARSADELSVNAGDKLRVLREEGDYVLARRLLGEPATGYVPAAYVANLSQGTSAHRPWYFSKISRSEAEQLLLSPPNQHGSFLVRDSESSRGEYSLSVRNHTKVSHFRICKSPAGSLYIQRGHPFPNMEELLAFYTENWKVIQSPLLQPCSPTTPPERDGWERPRWEFTLRRKLGEGYFGEVWEGLWRNTVPVAIKIIKADMKAEDFTKEIQNLKRLRHEKLIQLHAVCSLDEPVYIITELMRKGNLHSYLNSPEGKSLGTSHLLNIACQVADGMRYLEEKHIVHRDLAARNILVGEELTCKIADFGLARLLKDDIYSTSSSTKIPVKWTAPEAANYRTYSLKSDVWSYGILLYEVFTYGQIPYEGMTNQETIRQITRGYRLPRPSSCPPEIYSIMLECWSGNTEERPTFLALREKLGFIYRRLFNTLS, from the exons atggagcagttTGTCCGCAAGCGTTTGACCTTCTTGACATCTTTCTGGAATAAGCTGTGGCCCCGCTCCGGCCCGGATAGCTGCTCGCTTGGTTACTTTGGTTCTGATTCTGTTTCACTGCACTCGGAGCCCAGCTGCGTTTCCTTCATCCCCAAGTCCTCTCTCTTTATCGCTTTGTACGCTTTCACAGCCCGCAGTGCAGATGAACTGAGTGTAAACGCAGGGGACAAACTGCGTGTCCTCAGAGAAGAAGGGGACTATGTTTTAGccaggaggctgctgggggAACCAGCCACAGGCTATGTCCCTGCTGCATACGTGGCCAACCTCAGCCAGGGCACCTCTGCTCACCGGCC GTGGTATTTCAGCAAGATCAGCCGCAGtgaggctgagcagctgctcctctctcctcccaACCAGCACGGCTCCTTCCTTGTCCGGGACAGCGAGAGCAGCAGGGGCGAGTACTCCCTCTCAG TGCGCAACCACACCAAAGTCAGCCATTTCCGCATCTGCAAGAGCCCCGCGGGCAGCCTGTACATCCAGAGGGGTCATCCCTTCCCCAACATGGAGGAGCTGCTCGCCTTCTACACCGAGAACTGGAAGGTCATCCAGAGCCCCTTGcttcagccctgcagccccacg ACTCCCCCAGAGAGGGATGGCTGGGAGCGCCCGCGCTGGGAGTTCACCCTGAGGAGGAAGCTCGGTGAGGGCTACTTCGGAGAAGTGTGGGAAGGACTGTGGAGAAACACAGTGCCCGTGGCCATCAAGATCATCAAAG CTGACATGAAGGCAGAAGACTTCACCAAGGAGATTCAAAACCTGAAGCGCTTGAGGCATGAGAAGCTGATCCAACTGCATGCAGTCTGCTCACTGGATGAACCTGTGTACATCATCACCGAGCTCATGCGGAAAGGCAACCTGCACAGCTACCTCAACA GTCCTGAAGGGAAGTCCCTGGGCACCTCCCACCTGCTCAACATCGCCTGCCAGGTGGCAGATGGGATGAGGTACCTGGAGGAGAAGCACATCGTCCACCGAGACCTGGCGGCCAGAAACATCCTGGTTGGAGAGGAGCTCACCTGCAAAATTGCTGACTTTGGACTGGCCAGGCTCCTCAAG GATGACATTTAttccaccagcagcagcaccaaaatCCCAGTGAAATGGACAGCCCCTGAAGCAGCCAACTACCGCACCTACTCCCTCAAATCCGATGTCTGGTCCTATGGCATTCTGCTCTACGAAGTCTTCACATACGGGCAGATCCCATATGAAG GAATGACAAACCAAGAAACCATACGACAAATCACCAGGGGTTACCGCCTTCCCCGGCCCAGCTCCTGCCCTCCTGAGATTTATAGCATCATGCTGGAGTGCTGGAGTGGCAACACGGAGGAGCGACCCACCTTCCTGGCACTGCGGGAGAAGTTGGGCTTCATCTACAGGAGGCTGTTCAACACCCTGTCCTGA